The following nucleotide sequence is from Corynebacterium hindlerae.
CCAAAATAACTGGCATTCCCCGGTATGCAAGCACAATAAGAAGTGCAAGCGATACGATGATTCCGATAATGGATAGCGCCATAATGACTCACCCCTTCTAGCTCGTTATTTGTTTGTAAATTTCGGCACTCGCTTTTGTTGAAACGCCCGCATTCCTTCTTTTTGATCAGTTGTGGCGAAGAGTGAATGGAAACTGCGACGTTCAAAAAGCAGCCCCTGCGAGAGAGTTGATTCGAAACTCGCGTTGATCGCTTCTTTCGCCATCAGAGCAGCCGAGAGTGGCATTTCTGCAATCTTTTTTGCTAACTCAAGTGCCTCTGCTTCCAGCTGTTCATCTGGTACTACGCGGGAAACGAGGTCTGCTTGCTCCGCTTCTTTCGCGGTTAGCAGTCTCCCACTAAGACACATATCCATCGCCTTATATTTCCCGATCGCCCGCGTGAGCCGTTGTGTGCCACCCATTCCAGGAATAATTCCCAACTTGATTTCAGGCTGCCCAAACCGGGCAGACTCTCCCGCAACAATGATGTCGCAGGCAAGAGCGAGCTCGCATCCACCACCGAGGGCATACCCTCGCACGGCCGCGATCATAGGTTTTCTCACTTGCAGCACCTGCTGCCCAAACTGAAAGAGATCCTCTGAAAAAGCTTCGACTGACGTTTTCTCTGCCATTTCGCTAATGTCTCCGCCAGCGGAAAAAGCTTGTGGATGCCCTTGAATCAGAATCGTTCCGATTTTCGGTTCTTGATCAAACTCCTCGCACGCACGAAGAATCTCCCTTAGCGTTTCTTGATCTAGGCAATTTAAGCTCTCTGGGTCATTGAGCTGTATAACCCCTACCCGCCCTTTACTGGAAAGTAGTATTTTCGACATTCTTTTCACTCCCTTTTGTTAGTAAAAACAGCCAGCATCGCATTTCAATTCATGCTGTTGCTGGCTGCTTCTCTGATCTGGAGACCTCCTCACACCGGGTTAGAATCTTCAAGCTCGACGATGTACGCGGCTTCGGTGTTCTTTTCGATGTCCATGAGGGTGACATCTGGGGCGAGGCGACGGAGGACGAGGTGGTCGTCGGCGACGTCGAAGAGTCCGAGGTCAGTGATGATGCGCTGTACAACCCGGACGCCCGTGAGCGGGAGGGAGCATTCGCGCACGAGTTTCGGGGTGCCGCTCTTGGAGACATGCTCCGTGATGACGACAACTCGTGGGGTTCCCGCGACGAGGTCCATGGCGCCGCCCATGCCTTTGACCATTTTTCCTGGGATCATCCAGTTGGCCAGGTCTCCATTCTGGGATACTTCCATTGCTCCCAGGACGGCCATTTTCACTTTGCCACCGCGGATCATCCCAAAGCTGGTTGCAGAATCAAATGTTGCCGCGCCCGGGATCAGGGTGACAGTTTGTTTCCCGGCATTGATAATGTCGGCGTCCTCTTCCCCCTCAAAAGGGAATGGTCCCATACCGAGGATGCCGTTTTCGCTCTGCAACACCACTTTCACCCCCGGTGGCAGATGGTTGGCAACCATCGTGGGGATACCGATCCCGAGGTTGACGTAGTCGCCGTCGTTAAGTTCGCTGGCGGCTAAAGCCGCCATTTCGTCTCGTGTCCACGGCATTATCGGCTCCTCACTGTTCGTTGTTCGATCTGTTTCTCCAGGTCGGTGGTAACCAAGTAGTCGATGTGGACGCCTGGGGTGTGGATGTGGTCGGGGTCGATTTCACCGACAGATAGTAGCTGCTCCACCTCTGCGATGGAGACCACGCCAGATTCAGCGCACAGCGGATTGAAGTTGCGGGCCGTGCGCCGGTAGATCAGGTTTCCGGCCTCGTCGCCTTGGTAGGCGTGGACGAGGGCGACGTCGGCAACGATGCCTCGCTCCATCACGTACTCCCGGCCGTCAAAAGTCGCGGTCGGCTTGCCTTCCGCAACCAGCGTGCCGACGCCCGTGGCTGTGTAAAACGCCGGAATACCTGCGCCCCCTGCTCTAAGTCGCTCAGCGAGCGTGCCCTGCGGGTTGAATTCCACCTCCAGTTCGCCGGCCAGGAATTGACGTGCGAACTCTTTGTTCTCCCCCACGTAGGAGGAAAGCACCTTGCGGACTTGGTTGTTTTCCAGCAGGAGGCCGAGGCCCTTGCCATCGACACCCATGTTGTTGGACACCACGGTGAGATCGCGCCGTCCTACGTCACGCAGTGCTTCGATGAGGAGGAAGGGGACGCCACAGAGGCCAAAGCCCCCGACGGCGATGGTCATGCCGTCTTTGACCAGCTCCCCGACGAGGTCGCGGACGGAGGAACGAATTTTATCCATTAGACCCACCCCAATACACGTGGCGCCATCTCGCGCAGCTCGACTTTGCGGACTTTGCCGGACACGGTCATCGGATAGGAATCGACGATGTGGACGTATTTCGGGATCTTGTGGCGAGAGAGCTTGCCTTGTGCAAATTCGGCAACGTCTGAAACGGTGAGGTCTTCTACCCCGTCGCGCAGGATGATCCACGCCATGATCTCTTCGCCGTACTTGTCGTCTGGGACACCGATGACCTGCGCTTCAACCACATCTGGGTGGGTGAAGAGGAATTCTTCGATCTCACGAGGGTAGATGTTTTCGCCACCGCGGATCAGCATATCCTTGAGCCGGCCGGTCACCATCAGGTAGCCGTCCTCGTCAAGGGTGCCGAGGTCACCCGAGCGCATCCAGCCATCGTCACTGATTGCCTCTGCGGTTTTTTCTGGGTGCTCCCAGTAGCCTTGCATCACGGAATAGCCGCGGACGTAGATTTCGCCCTGGGTGCCGACGGGGACGGTCTCACCAGTTTTTTCATCCACGAGCTTGCATTCGATGTGTGGCATGATCTGCCCCACCGTGTTCACACGCTTTTCCAGCGGCGCGTCCGAGCGCGTCTGGAAGGACACCGGAGAGGTTTCGGTCATGCCGTAGCAGATAGAGATTTCCTGCATGTTGAACTTGTCCATGACTTCGCGCATAGTCTTGGACGGGCAGGAGGTGCCGGACATGATGCCGGTGCGCAGGGTACCCAGGCCATATGGGGAGCCGTATTCTTCATGGTCGTGGGCCTCATCGAGTTCCTTGATGAACATCGTCGGCACACCATACAGCGAGGTTGCCTTCGCAGCCTGCACCGCCATGAGGGTTTCGCGTGGCTTGAACGAGGGGGCCGGCACGATGAGGCATCCGCCGTGGCTGAAGATCCCAATGGTGGCCATGACCATGCCGAAGCAGTGGAAGAACGGCACGGGCGCACACACGCGGTCCTCTTCGGTGTAGTTCAGCATCTCACCGACGAAAAAGCCATTATTCAAGATGTTGCGGTGAGACAGGGTGGCGCCTTTGGGAAAGCCCGTGGTGCCCGAGGTGAACTGGATGTTGATCGGGTCGGTGTTCTTGACCTCAGCAACGTATTCGGACAGGTCATCGATCTCGCCGTGCATCGCGTCGTACCAGTCGGAGGACCCGAAGTAGATCACTTCTTGAAGTTTGGATCCGCGCTGCTTGCGAGCTTCGTTGAGCATGGTGCGGTACTCGGAGTCCTTGAAGCGACGCGCCGCGAACACCAGTTTCACGCCTGCTTTTTCCAGCACGTAGTTGAGTTCAGATTGGCGGTAGGCCGGGTTGATGTTGACAAGCACCAGGCCGAGATGGTGGCACGTCCACTGCACCACCAGCCATTCCCAGCGGTTGGTCGACCAGATGCCGACGCGATCGCCTTTGCGGTAGCCGGCGCGAATTAGGGCGCTGGCCAGGCGGAGTACGCGGTTGTAGAAGCGTTCGTAGGTAAACGATACGTCTGCGTAAACGTCGACGATGCAGTCGCGGGACGGGTATTTTTCCACCATCTGACGCAGAATCTGGCCGAGGGTTTCTTCGCGTAGTGGGGCTGCACCTTGGTCGACGCCTGCCCCGATCACGTGGGACATGAGCTGGCCGTTATCATCCACGACGATGGATCCGTAAGAAGTTGACTGAGTCTTGAGGGTCATGGTGGTTAACTTTCTGCGTGTGCTCGGCTAAGGATTGCTTGTGCTTGTCGGAACAGGGGTTCGTCGACCATCTGTCCTTCGAATCGGAACGCGCCGCGGTGCTGCTGGGCTTCCTTAAGCAGGCGGGTCGCCCAATCGAGTTGTTCTGGGGTGGGCTGGTAGGCAGCCCGGATCGCGTCGACCTGGGAGGGGTGGATACACACGGTGGCGGCGTAGCCAAGCGCCGCTGCGTCCTCAGCTTCGGTAGAAAGGCCCTCGGTGTTGGGGATGTCGACGAAAACGGAGTCGAGGGCGGCCTTACCGAATGCGGCGGCGGCGAGTTGGACGCGCGCACGGGCATGCTTTGCGACGTCCCGGTAGCTGCCATCCTTGTGCCGCGAGGCGGTACCGGAAAGGCCAGCTACCAGGTCTTCTGCTCCCCAGAACATCGCCACTACCCCATTGGTGGCGGCAACTTCATCGGCTCGCAGGACCCCGAGTGGGGTTTCAATGAGGGCGATGATGTGGGCGTCGGCAAGCACGGCGCTGACGGCCTGGATGTCCTGCGCACCTTCCGCCTTTGACACCATCACCTGGCGGAAGTTTGTTTTTGACACGCAGGCGAGGTCGAGGGCGCCGTCGGTGCTGCTCGGCGGGTTGATGCGCACGATCACCCGAGAAGGGTCGAGCTCGCAGGATTCGATGGCCCGGCGCGCCTCCTCGCGGTTATGCGGCTGGCAGCCGTCTTCGAGGTCGAGAATGACCATGTCAGCGCGATCAATTGCTTTGGCGAATCTGTCGGGGCGGTCAGCCGGGGTGAAGAGAATGGCAGGGCCGGCGGGGGTCCAGGTACTCATGACTTACCCTCCGGATCGCACTGGACCAAGGTTTTTCTAACTGCCTTACAGACGATATCGCCGTGTTGGTTCCGCCCGATGTGCTCGAGTTCCACGATGCCTTGGCCGGGGCGGGACTTGGATAGTCGCTTGGCAGTGCACACCGTTTCGGCATAGAGGGTGTCGCCGTGGAACATCGGCTTCGGGAAGGAGATTTCCTCGAACCCGAGGTTGGCGACGATGGTGCCGAGGGTGAGTTGTCCCACGGACAGGCCCACCACGGTCGAGAGTGTCCACATGGAGTTCACCAGGCGCTCACCACCGAATCCTGGTTGTTGGGAGGACCAGTGTGCGTCGAGATGCAGTGGCTGCGTGTTCATGGTGAGGGTAGTGAACACCACGTCATCGGCTTCCGTGACGGTGCGGCCCGGGCGGTGCAGGTAGCGGGCGCCTTTCTCGTATTCTTCGAACCACAGTCCGCGCTGAACGATATCGGCCATGGTCACAGTCCCAACTCGCGTGCGATCAGCATGAGCTGAACTTCGGTGGTGCCTTCGCCGATCTCCAGGATCTTGGAATCGCGGTAGTGGCGGGCGACGCGGTATTCGTTCATGAAGCCGTAGCCGCCGTGGATCTGGGTGGCGTCGCGGGCGTTGTCCATCGCTGCCTCGGAGGACACCATCTTGGCGATGTACGCTTCCTTGCGGAAGTCCAGGCCCTTGGCCATGCGGGCGGCGGCTGCCATCCAGGCCAGACGCGCGGTGTGGGCACGAGCTTCCATTCGGGCGATCTTGAAGGAGATGGCCTGGTATTCGGAGATTGCGCGGCCCATGGAGGTGCGTTCCTTGGCGTACTTGACGGATTCGTCCACGCAGCCCTGTGCCGCGCCGGTAGCCAGTGCCGCGATGGCAACGCGCCCCTCGGCCAGGATAGAGAGGAAGTTTGCGAAGCCCCGGCCGCGCTCGCCGAGCAGGTTATCCTGCGGGACGCGGCAGTCCGTGAAGGTCAGCGGGTGGGTGTCGGAGGCATTCCAACCGACCTTGTCGTAGGAGGGTTCCGCAACGAAGCCAGGGGTGTCAGTGGGCACGATGATGGTGGAGATTTCCTTCTTGCCGTCCTTCTCACCGGTCACGGCGGTGACGGTGTTGAGGGAGGTAATCGACGTGCCGGAGTTGGTGATGAACTGCTTGGAGCCGTTAATCACAAAGTCGGAGCCATCTTCGACGGCGGTGGTGCGGGTGGCTCCGGCGTCGGACCCCGCGCCTGGCTCGGTGAGCCCGAATCCTGCGAGCTTGGTGCCAGCGGTGAGCTCGGGAAGCCACTTGTCCTTTTGGGCGTCATTACCGAAGTGGAAGATCGGCATGGCACCCAGGCCGACGCCGGCTTCCAGGGTGATGGCTACGGACTGATCCACCCGAGCCAGCTCTTCCAGGGCGATGCCGAAAGAGAGGTAGTCTCCGCCCATGCCGCCGACTTCTTCTGGGAAGGGCAGGCCAAACAGGCCCATCTCGGCCATGCCGGAGACAACTTCATACGGGAAGGTGTGATCTTTGTCGTGCTGGTAGGACACGGGCTCGACTACTTCGTTGGCGAACTC
It contains:
- a CDS encoding acyl-CoA dehydrogenase family protein; the encoded protein is MTDINIADLPEEYRELQTVVREFANEVVEPVSYQHDKDHTFPYEVVSGMAEMGLFGLPFPEEVGGMGGDYLSFGIALEELARVDQSVAITLEAGVGLGAMPIFHFGNDAQKDKWLPELTAGTKLAGFGLTEPGAGSDAGATRTTAVEDGSDFVINGSKQFITNSGTSITSLNTVTAVTGEKDGKKEISTIIVPTDTPGFVAEPSYDKVGWNASDTHPLTFTDCRVPQDNLLGERGRGFANFLSILAEGRVAIAALATGAAQGCVDESVKYAKERTSMGRAISEYQAISFKIARMEARAHTARLAWMAAAARMAKGLDFRKEAYIAKMVSSEAAMDNARDATQIHGGYGFMNEYRVARHYRDSKILEIGEGTTEVQLMLIARELGL
- a CDS encoding CoA transferase subunit A, which codes for MDKIRSSVRDLVGELVKDGMTIAVGGFGLCGVPFLLIEALRDVGRRDLTVVSNNMGVDGKGLGLLLENNQVRKVLSSYVGENKEFARQFLAGELEVEFNPQGTLAERLRAGGAGIPAFYTATGVGTLVAEGKPTATFDGREYVMERGIVADVALVHAYQGDEAGNLIYRRTARNFNPLCAESGVVSIAEVEQLLSVGEIDPDHIHTPGVHIDYLVTTDLEKQIEQRTVRSR
- a CDS encoding HpcH/HpaI aldolase/citrate lyase family protein, translated to MSTWTPAGPAILFTPADRPDRFAKAIDRADMVILDLEDGCQPHNREEARRAIESCELDPSRVIVRINPPSSTDGALDLACVSKTNFRQVMVSKAEGAQDIQAVSAVLADAHIIALIETPLGVLRADEVAATNGVVAMFWGAEDLVAGLSGTASRHKDGSYRDVAKHARARVQLAAAAFGKAALDSVFVDIPNTEGLSTEAEDAAALGYAATVCIHPSQVDAIRAAYQPTPEQLDWATRLLKEAQQHRGAFRFEGQMVDEPLFRQAQAILSRAHAES
- a CDS encoding AMP-binding protein, giving the protein MTLKTQSTSYGSIVVDDNGQLMSHVIGAGVDQGAAPLREETLGQILRQMVEKYPSRDCIVDVYADVSFTYERFYNRVLRLASALIRAGYRKGDRVGIWSTNRWEWLVVQWTCHHLGLVLVNINPAYRQSELNYVLEKAGVKLVFAARRFKDSEYRTMLNEARKQRGSKLQEVIYFGSSDWYDAMHGEIDDLSEYVAEVKNTDPINIQFTSGTTGFPKGATLSHRNILNNGFFVGEMLNYTEEDRVCAPVPFFHCFGMVMATIGIFSHGGCLIVPAPSFKPRETLMAVQAAKATSLYGVPTMFIKELDEAHDHEEYGSPYGLGTLRTGIMSGTSCPSKTMREVMDKFNMQEISICYGMTETSPVSFQTRSDAPLEKRVNTVGQIMPHIECKLVDEKTGETVPVGTQGEIYVRGYSVMQGYWEHPEKTAEAISDDGWMRSGDLGTLDEDGYLMVTGRLKDMLIRGGENIYPREIEEFLFTHPDVVEAQVIGVPDDKYGEEIMAWIILRDGVEDLTVSDVAEFAQGKLSRHKIPKYVHIVDSYPMTVSGKVRKVELREMAPRVLGWV
- a CDS encoding CoA transferase subunit B; the protein is MPWTRDEMAALAASELNDGDYVNLGIGIPTMVANHLPPGVKVVLQSENGILGMGPFPFEGEEDADIINAGKQTVTLIPGAATFDSATSFGMIRGGKVKMAVLGAMEVSQNGDLANWMIPGKMVKGMGGAMDLVAGTPRVVVITEHVSKSGTPKLVRECSLPLTGVRVVQRIITDLGLFDVADDHLVLRRLAPDVTLMDIEKNTEAAYIVELEDSNPV
- a CDS encoding MaoC family dehydratase is translated as MADIVQRGLWFEEYEKGARYLHRPGRTVTEADDVVFTTLTMNTQPLHLDAHWSSQQPGFGGERLVNSMWTLSTVVGLSVGQLTLGTIVANLGFEEISFPKPMFHGDTLYAETVCTAKRLSKSRPGQGIVELEHIGRNQHGDIVCKAVRKTLVQCDPEGKS
- a CDS encoding enoyl-CoA hydratase-related protein, producing MSKILLSSKGRVGVIQLNDPESLNCLDQETLREILRACEEFDQEPKIGTILIQGHPQAFSAGGDISEMAEKTSVEAFSEDLFQFGQQVLQVRKPMIAAVRGYALGGGCELALACDIIVAGESARFGQPEIKLGIIPGMGGTQRLTRAIGKYKAMDMCLSGRLLTAKEAEQADLVSRVVPDEQLEAEALELAKKIAEMPLSAALMAKEAINASFESTLSQGLLFERRSFHSLFATTDQKEGMRAFQQKRVPKFTNK